The stretch of DNA GTCCACGGTGACCAGGACCATCTCATCGCCTTCCTCCACCTCGCTCACGCCAATGAGTTCGTCGTCCTCGCGCATGCCCAGGGCAATGAGTCCGGCGGCGCGGATGTTGCGATAGAGCTCGATGGAGCTGCGTTTGACCACGCCCTGGCGGGTATAGAAGAAATAGTATTTTTCCTGGTCCAGGTCGCGACAGCTCATGGCCGCGGCGATGTACTCGTTGCTGTCCAGGGGCAGCAGGTTGGCCACGTGCTTGCCCCTGGCCGTGCGTCCGCCCTCGGGAATCTGATGGACCTTGATCTGGTACATCCTGCCCTTGTTGGTGAACAGGTTCAGGTACTGGTGATTGGACGTGGTCAGGATGGAGGTGATGAAGTCCTCGTCGGCGACATGCACGCCGGTGATGCCCGTGCCTCCCCGGCGCTGTTGGCGGTAGCTGTCCAGGCTGGTGCGTTTGAGATAGCCGTTGCGGGACAGGGTGATGACCACGGAATCGTCCGGAATGATGTCCTCGATGTCGATGGAATCCGGGTCGTGCGTCAGAAGTTGGGATTTACGCGGCGTGGCGAAGGTGTCGCGCAATTCTTCGAGCTCCTGTCGGATGACGCCTTTGAGCACCTCGGGATTCTCGATGACGCTGGTCAGGTATTCGATCTGCTTCAGGAGCTCGGCGTATTCCTCCAGCAGTTTTTCGCGCTCCAGGTTGGTCAGGCGCTGCAGGCGCATGTCCAAAATGGCCTGGGCCTGGATTTCGGACAGGCCGAAGCGTTCGCGCAGTCGTTCCTTGGCTTCCTGGGGGGTCTTGGAGGCGCGGATCAGGCTGACCACTTCGTCGATGAAATCCAGGGCGATGCGCAGACCTTCCAGGATATGCGCCCGGTGTTGGGCCTTTCTGAGGTCGAAGCGGGAGCGCCGGATGACGACCTCGCGCCGGTAGTCCAGAAAGTATTCCAGGACCTGCTTCAGATTCAGCAGCTGGGGCCGGTTGTTGACCACGGCCATCATGTTGATGCCGAAGCTCGTTTCCAGGGATGTGTATTTGAAGAGCTGGTTGATGATGACATCCGAGAACACGCCTTTTTTCAGGTCCATGACGATGCGGATGCCCTTCATGTCCGACTCGTCGCGCAGGTCCGAAATGCCCTCGATTTTGCGTTCGTTGACCAGAATCGCGATTTTTTCGACCAGGGTGGATTTGTTCAGGGCATAGGGGATTTCCTTGACCACGATGGATTCCAGGTCGCCCTTGCGTTTCTCGATCTCGATCCTGGACCGGATGCGCACCGAGCCTCGGCCGGTGTGGTAGGCCTCGCGGATGCCGGACTTGCCGTAAAGCAGGGCGCCTGTCGGGAAATCAGGCGCCTTGATGTCCTGCATCAGGTCGTTGATGGATATGCGCGGGTCGTCCAGCAGGCGCAGGGTGCCGGCGACCACCTCGCCCAGGTTGTGGGGCGGGATGTTCGTGGCCATGCCCACGGCGATGCCCGAGGAGCCATTGACGAGCAGGTTGGGCACCTTGGTCGGCAGAACGGATGGTTCCTGCAGGGAGTTGTCGTAGTTGGGCCTAAATTCCACCGTGTCCTTTTCGATGTCGGCCAGAAAGGAGCCGGCCAAACGGGACATGCGCACTTCGGTGTATCGCATGGCCGCCGCGGCGTCGCCGTCGATGGACCCGAAATTGCCCTGACCGTCCACCAGGGGGTCGCGCATGTTGAAGTTCTGGGCCATGCGCACCAGGGCGTCGTACACGGCCGAGTCGCCATGGGGGTGGAATTTACCGATGACATCACCAACGACGCGGGCCGATTTTTTGTAGGCCCGGTTGTAGGTGTTGCCCAGCTCGTGCATGGCGAACAGGATGCGCCGGTGCACGGGTTTGAGCCCGTCGCGCACGTCCGGGATGGCCCGGCCAATGATGACGCTCAGGGAGTATTCCAAATAGGATTTCTGGAGTTCCTTCTCGATGCTGATGTTGGACACATCTACCTCAATTCAATGTAAAAATCTGTATGGACTAAATATCAAGGTCGGTCACGGCCAAGGCGTTGCGTTCGATGAATTCCCGCCTCGGCTCGACCTTGTCGCCCATGAGTTTGGTGAACAGCTCGTCGGCCTCGACCGCGTCGTCGATAGTCACTCGCAGCAGGGTTCGTGCGTCCGGGTCCATGGTCGTGGCCCACAGCTGCTCCGGGT from Deltaproteobacteria bacterium encodes:
- the gyrA gene encoding DNA gyrase subunit A; translation: MSNISIEKELQKSYLEYSLSVIIGRAIPDVRDGLKPVHRRILFAMHELGNTYNRAYKKSARVVGDVIGKFHPHGDSAVYDALVRMAQNFNMRDPLVDGQGNFGSIDGDAAAAMRYTEVRMSRLAGSFLADIEKDTVEFRPNYDNSLQEPSVLPTKVPNLLVNGSSGIAVGMATNIPPHNLGEVVAGTLRLLDDPRISINDLMQDIKAPDFPTGALLYGKSGIREAYHTGRGSVRIRSRIEIEKRKGDLESIVVKEIPYALNKSTLVEKIAILVNERKIEGISDLRDESDMKGIRIVMDLKKGVFSDVIINQLFKYTSLETSFGINMMAVVNNRPQLLNLKQVLEYFLDYRREVVIRRSRFDLRKAQHRAHILEGLRIALDFIDEVVSLIRASKTPQEAKERLRERFGLSEIQAQAILDMRLQRLTNLEREKLLEEYAELLKQIEYLTSVIENPEVLKGVIRQELEELRDTFATPRKSQLLTHDPDSIDIEDIIPDDSVVITLSRNGYLKRTSLDSYRQQRRGGTGITGVHVADEDFITSILTTSNHQYLNLFTNKGRMYQIKVHQIPEGGRTARGKHVANLLPLDSNEYIAAAMSCRDLDQEKYYFFYTRQGVVKRSSIELYRNIRAAGLIALGMREDDELIGVSEVEEGDEMVLVTVDGYSIRFACSDVRAMGRQATGVKGIALRKGDRVVAGVVITKGSTQELLTVAENGYGKRTQVEHFRAQSRGGKGIINMRITPKTGKVVGAMMVLPTDELILLTSGSKIIRIGISSISLVGRAAQGVRLVRLEDDQTVICFDHVPAENAEDGPVAETVAADLELDDTEIPDDEPTTEDTDD